From the Anaeromyxobacter dehalogenans 2CP-1 genome, the window GGGTCCACGTCCACGAGCAGCGTCCGGTGCTCCGCGGCCGCGAGCGACGCGGCCAGGTTGACGGCGGTGGTGGTCTTGCCGACCCCGCCCTTCTGATTCGCGATGGTGAGGATGCGGCCCATTCGTCCTGCTTCCAGGGGGGCGATGCCCCCAGCCGACGTCTCGTCCAAGAAGAGTTCCCTCGGTTGCGGTTCCGGTGTCCCGGTTCGGGACGGTGCCGAGGGACCATGCCCCAGCCCTCTGACACCGGGGCGTTCCACGTGGAACGTTCGCGCCGGGGGGGCATCCGGCGGGGCGCTGTTCCACGTGGAACACACCGGGGCCCGGCGTCGCCGCCGTTCCACGTGGAACATCGAGTCCTGCCGGGGAAGTCCGGCGAACGCCGCTGCTCGGCCCCGCTAGCGCTGCTGCCAGCGGGCGACCGCCCGGGCGGCGTGCGAGACGGGCAGCTCGTACACGTCCAGGCCGACGAGCGTCAGCCCCTCGGCCGCGCCGGCGGCCTCGAGCCCGGCGCGATCCACCTCGCGGCCGAGCATCGCGAACAGCGTGCCGCCCTCCGCCAGGTACCGCGCGCCGACCGGCACCCAGCGGTCGGGCTCGGCGAGCGCCCGCGACACCACCGCGTCCGCGCGCGGCAACCCCTCGCGCTCCGGCTCGCCCTCCGCACGCACCGCGACCCCGCGGACCGGCAGGTCGAGCTCCGCGGACACGGCCTTCACGAACGCGATCTTCTTCGCCACGCCGTCGCAGCAGGTGACCGACAGATCGCGGCGCGCGCACGCGAGCGGGATGCCCGGCAGCCCGGCCCCGCTCCCCACGTCGAGCAGCGTCCCGGCACCGGTCAGGAACGGGAGGAGCACCAGGCTGTCCACCAGGTGCTTCTCGGCGAGCTCCGCCGGCGCGGTGATGGCGGTGAGGTTGACCTTCCGGTTCCAGGCGAGGAGGCGATCCGCGTAGCGCTCGAGGAGCGCCCGCGCCGCTTCGTCCACTGGCAGCCCGAGCGCCTCGATCCCGCTCGCCAGCGCCTCGTGGAAGGCCGAATCCATGGCGGCGGCTAGGCCTTCCGGCCCCGCC encodes:
- the rsmG gene encoding 16S rRNA (guanine(527)-N(7))-methyltransferase RsmG gives rise to the protein MDSAFHEALASGIEALGLPVDEAARALLERYADRLLAWNRKVNLTAITAPAELAEKHLVDSLVLLPFLTGAGTLLDVGSGAGLPGIPLACARRDLSVTCCDGVAKKIAFVKAVSAELDLPVRGVAVRAEGEPEREGLPRADAVVSRALAEPDRWVPVGARYLAEGGTLFAMLGREVDRAGLEAAGAAEGLTLVGLDVYELPVSHAARAVARWQQR